The following coding sequences lie in one Sporichthyaceae bacterium genomic window:
- a CDS encoding methyltransferase domain-containing protein, which yields MIGDRRSGNDSERLRSTRSFFAERAAGWDTKFGDDIPVYEAAVTRAGYRPGCVVADLGCGTGRALPALRTAVGPDGIVLGVEVTSEMLAVTRSTGRATVAHPLLADALHLPIRDAALGGLFAAGLLNHLPDPEAALVELARVTGAQGRLVLFHPIARRALAARHGREIRDDEALSAGPLRASLTRTGWELLEYEDGNDHFFVLAVRRAG from the coding sequence ATGATCGGCGATCGACGGTCCGGCAATGACTCGGAAAGGTTGCGGTCCACCCGCTCCTTCTTCGCCGAGCGGGCCGCCGGTTGGGACACCAAGTTCGGCGACGACATCCCCGTTTACGAGGCCGCCGTGACGCGGGCCGGGTACCGGCCGGGGTGTGTGGTGGCCGACCTCGGCTGCGGTACCGGGCGCGCACTGCCGGCATTGCGGACCGCGGTCGGGCCGGACGGGATCGTGCTCGGCGTCGAGGTCACCTCGGAGATGCTTGCGGTGACGCGCAGCACCGGGCGGGCCACGGTGGCCCACCCGTTGCTCGCTGACGCCTTGCACCTGCCGATCCGCGACGCCGCCCTCGGCGGGCTGTTCGCCGCCGGACTGCTGAACCATCTGCCCGACCCCGAGGCCGCCCTGGTCGAACTGGCCCGGGTCACCGGTGCTCAGGGCCGCCTGGTGCTGTTCCACCCGATCGCCCGCCGGGCACTGGCCGCCCGTCACGGACGCGAGATCCGCGACGACGAGGCGTTGTCGGCCGGGCCGCTGCGGGCCTCGCTGACCCGCACCGGTTGGGAGCTACTCGAGTACGAAGACGGGAACGACCACTTCTTCGTCCTCGCCGTTCGCCGGGCGGGGTGA
- a CDS encoding DUF3467 domain-containing protein, with product MTEEPRQPLQRFEVEMSPEVEVGLHADFANLWHTQDTIVLDFAVLRQPPYLQIDESGTEVAVAPARIVARVRLPPRQMWELMRALEKELTAWENATGERMPPPTA from the coding sequence GTGACGGAGGAACCCCGCCAGCCACTCCAGCGTTTCGAGGTGGAGATGTCGCCGGAGGTCGAGGTCGGGCTCCACGCCGACTTCGCCAACCTCTGGCACACGCAGGACACGATCGTGTTGGACTTCGCGGTGCTGCGGCAGCCTCCGTATCTGCAGATCGACGAGAGCGGCACCGAGGTGGCAGTCGCGCCGGCTCGGATCGTCGCCCGGGTCCGCCTGCCACCGCGGCAGATGTGGGAGCTCATGCGGGCCCTGGAGAAGGAACTGACCGCGTGGGAGAACGCGACGGGCGAGCGTATGCCGCCGCCCACCGCATGA
- a CDS encoding MFS transporter — MTTATKAEPQGWRRAAIDISPLRHVAFRRLWAGNAIAFVGFQITAVAVAVQVYDVTGSSFWVGMLGAAGLVPLIVFGLWGGAVADAIDRRRLLLFGSLLLWTSTGGLFAQAATGLDNLGVLLALVALQSAGFAVASSTRGAIVPRLLPEEMVAAANTLSFTTSNVATLGGPLLAGILIADSSVTAAYAADALLFTAALYAAIRLPKLPPGEIREAPGLRSVIDGLAFIATRPVLLMSFLVDIAAMVIAMPRALFPARAQTLGGGSAVGWLFASLAIGAVVVGATSGWIGRVRRQGGALVVAIVVWGLAVAASGLADRLWLTVALLAVGGAADLVSAVYRQTMLQTYAPDEMRGRMQGVFIVVVAGGPRLGDVRAGATADWFGTQAAWVGGGLVCSVVVLAALAVPAFRNYDAAASRPD; from the coding sequence ATGACCACGGCGACCAAGGCCGAGCCGCAGGGCTGGCGCCGGGCGGCCATCGACATTTCGCCGCTGCGTCACGTCGCGTTCCGGCGGCTGTGGGCCGGCAACGCGATCGCGTTCGTGGGCTTCCAGATCACCGCGGTGGCCGTTGCCGTCCAGGTCTACGACGTGACCGGCTCGTCGTTCTGGGTCGGCATGCTCGGCGCGGCCGGCCTGGTGCCGCTGATCGTCTTCGGGCTGTGGGGCGGAGCGGTGGCCGACGCCATCGACCGCCGCCGGCTCTTGCTGTTCGGGTCACTGCTGCTCTGGACCAGCACCGGGGGGCTGTTCGCGCAGGCGGCGACCGGGCTGGACAACCTCGGGGTGCTGCTGGCTCTGGTCGCACTGCAGTCGGCCGGATTCGCGGTGGCCTCGTCCACCCGTGGGGCGATCGTGCCGCGGTTGCTGCCCGAGGAGATGGTGGCCGCCGCGAACACCCTGAGCTTCACCACCTCGAACGTGGCGACGTTGGGCGGTCCGCTGCTGGCAGGCATTCTCATCGCCGACTCCTCGGTGACAGCCGCGTACGCCGCCGACGCCTTACTGTTCACCGCCGCGCTCTACGCGGCGATCCGATTGCCGAAGCTGCCGCCGGGCGAGATCCGCGAGGCCCCGGGGCTGCGCTCGGTGATCGACGGGTTAGCGTTCATCGCGACCCGTCCGGTGCTGCTGATGTCGTTCCTGGTCGACATCGCGGCGATGGTGATCGCGATGCCCCGCGCGCTGTTCCCGGCCCGGGCCCAGACACTGGGCGGTGGTTCGGCCGTCGGGTGGCTGTTCGCCTCACTGGCGATCGGCGCGGTCGTCGTCGGAGCGACCTCGGGCTGGATCGGCCGGGTGCGCCGGCAGGGCGGGGCGCTGGTGGTGGCGATCGTCGTCTGGGGCCTGGCGGTGGCCGCGTCCGGGCTGGCCGACCGGCTCTGGCTGACCGTGGCGCTGCTGGCCGTCGGAGGCGCGGCGGACCTCGTCTCGGCGGTGTACCGGCAGACGATGCTGCAGACCTACGCGCCGGATGAGATGCGCGGCCGGATGCAGGGGGTGTTCATCGTGGTGGTGGCCGGCGGGCCGCGGCTGGGCGACGTCCGGGCCGGCGCCACCGCGGACTGGTTCGGCACTCAGGCCGCCTGGGTCGGCGGCGGGCTGGTCTGCTCGGTGGTGGTGCTCGCGGCCCTGGCGGTGCCCGCGTTCCGGAACTACGACGCCGCAGCGAGTCGCCCCGACTGA
- a CDS encoding MFS transporter: MAAGQSPAAVGSDSTRVRVVDEHGYEQRTHREILLVMSGLMISMLLAMLDNMIVAPALPTIVGDLGGLQHLAWVTTAYILGTTVATPLWGKLGDMFSRKAMFMTSIVIFLVGSALSGAAQSMNQLIGFRALQGIGAGGLLVGVMAVLGVLIPPRERGRYMGYFMAIMPVSMIAGPLVGGWITDNASWRWAFYVNVPIGGVALVVIAATMHLPKPTAVDVRIDWVGAALLTVWISALTLITSWGGTQYAWGSTTIIGLLALTLVAFVLFLRVETRVAQPIMPLGVFRNLNFTLAGVISFIVGFGMFGGMTFLPQYQQYVQGASATNSGLLLLPMMVGVVISSLTAGQVSTRTGHYRTFPVLGTALMTVGLALLATMHTDTTRTVTGAFMFVTGLGMGMLFQTTMLVAQNSVQLKDIGAATAAATFLRSMGGSIGVSMLGSLFAGRITESMQHQLGGSSPLGGTAVLSPDVVRRMPHDVLVAFQNAITHGVRGVFGWAAVICALGVVTGLFVKQVPLRGSKPAEAPAAATERAVAAPAAPTLVPVPAETVVGRVVERDGWAVPAAVATLLDLTGNQIGVAAAGEAGEFVVVPEVGTRPQTLVVSAVGFEPAVRQVLGGHSFEIVLDALPPRLFGRVQPIGEADAQTAVLTALDPEGVLLARTGTRSGGRFTLGGLPDGPISLVVQAAGFAPYVTEVTIGTDAAAWLDVTLVADGSIGRAPVLGSPRPANGEDEEVVVPVFVLE, translated from the coding sequence GACCACGGCGTACATCCTCGGCACCACTGTCGCGACCCCGCTGTGGGGAAAGCTCGGCGACATGTTCAGCCGCAAGGCCATGTTCATGACGTCGATCGTGATCTTCCTGGTCGGCTCGGCGCTGAGCGGTGCGGCCCAGTCCATGAACCAGCTGATCGGGTTCCGGGCCCTGCAAGGCATCGGCGCCGGCGGTCTGTTGGTCGGGGTCATGGCGGTGCTCGGTGTGCTGATCCCGCCGCGCGAACGTGGCCGCTACATGGGCTACTTCATGGCGATCATGCCGGTCTCGATGATCGCCGGCCCGCTGGTCGGCGGGTGGATCACCGACAACGCCAGCTGGCGCTGGGCCTTCTACGTCAACGTCCCGATCGGCGGTGTCGCGCTGGTCGTGATCGCGGCGACGATGCACCTCCCGAAGCCGACCGCGGTGGACGTCCGCATCGACTGGGTGGGCGCCGCGCTGCTCACCGTCTGGATCAGCGCGCTGACCCTGATCACCAGCTGGGGCGGCACGCAGTACGCCTGGGGCTCCACGACGATCATCGGGCTGTTGGCGCTGACCCTCGTCGCCTTCGTGTTGTTCCTGCGGGTCGAGACCCGCGTGGCCCAGCCGATAATGCCGCTGGGTGTGTTCCGCAACCTCAACTTCACCTTGGCCGGGGTGATCAGCTTCATCGTCGGCTTCGGGATGTTCGGCGGCATGACGTTCCTGCCGCAGTACCAGCAGTACGTCCAGGGCGCATCGGCCACGAACTCCGGTCTGCTGCTGCTACCGATGATGGTCGGCGTCGTGATCAGCAGTCTGACGGCGGGTCAGGTTTCCACCCGGACCGGGCACTACCGCACGTTCCCGGTGCTCGGCACCGCGCTGATGACCGTTGGTCTGGCGCTGTTGGCCACGATGCACACCGACACCACCCGGACCGTCACCGGTGCCTTCATGTTCGTGACCGGGCTGGGCATGGGAATGTTGTTCCAGACCACGATGCTGGTCGCGCAGAACAGCGTGCAGCTCAAGGACATCGGCGCCGCCACGGCCGCCGCGACGTTCCTGCGCAGCATGGGCGGTTCGATCGGCGTGAGCATGCTGGGTTCGCTGTTCGCCGGCCGGATCACCGAGTCGATGCAGCATCAACTCGGTGGGAGCAGTCCGCTGGGTGGCACGGCGGTGCTGTCGCCGGACGTCGTGCGCCGGATGCCGCACGACGTGCTGGTCGCCTTTCAGAACGCGATCACCCACGGCGTGCGCGGTGTTTTCGGCTGGGCGGCGGTGATCTGCGCCCTCGGCGTCGTGACCGGGCTGTTCGTCAAGCAGGTGCCGCTGCGCGGCTCGAAGCCCGCGGAGGCACCGGCCGCGGCCACCGAGCGAGCGGTCGCGGCCCCGGCCGCACCGACGCTGGTGCCGGTGCCGGCCGAGACGGTCGTCGGGCGGGTCGTCGAACGCGACGGTTGGGCGGTGCCCGCGGCTGTGGCCACTCTGCTGGACCTGACGGGCAATCAGATCGGGGTGGCCGCGGCCGGCGAGGCGGGCGAGTTCGTCGTCGTCCCCGAGGTGGGGACGCGCCCCCAGACGCTTGTGGTCAGCGCGGTCGGCTTCGAGCCGGCGGTGCGTCAGGTCCTCGGCGGGCACTCGTTCGAGATCGTCCTGGACGCCCTGCCGCCCAGACTGTTCGGCCGGGTGCAGCCGATCGGCGAGGCCGACGCGCAGACAGCCGTGCTGACCGCGTTGGACCCCGAGGGCGTGCTGCTGGCCCGCACCGGTACCCGGTCCGGTGGGCGGTTCACGCTCGGCGGACTGCCGGACGGCCCGATCTCGCTGGTCGTGCAGGCCGCGGGCTTCGCCCCGTACGTCACCGAGGTGACTATCGGGACCGACGCCGCCGCCTGGCTCGACGTCACCCTGGTCGCGGACGGCTCCATCGGTCGGGCCCCGGTTCTCGGTTCACCCCGCCCGGCGAACGGCGAGGACGAAGAAGTGGTCGTTCCCGTCTTCGTACTCGAGTAG
- a CDS encoding ABC transporter substrate-binding protein yields MRINSRVVKAVPVVASVALVLAACGSSGNSNSVAQAPAAPAADAAAPAAAAPAAAAPAAAAPAAAAPAAAPAAASTTTAAAPAAVKAAPAAKSATKATKAVTKANAAAPAATAADTANSGGNDVKSTDSAGDKAANQKVYDSKQGATDIGVTKDTIKLGTINMHGMALGNVLVTPQVHGDLAAMQAINDRGGILGRRMSMTDCDDGPGEVARAKACIKKLVGQDQVFGLITGVDWATASIHDDLKQYHLPYFGAWAYSQTEWQDPFMFPTHMSMIHEAMSGAHWAANVIKPKTYGLVCLTSPEMQLACNAVSQVMDASGSKLVKRADVSISETSMSAYVLAMRAAAPEHIIHYVINPATMAKFMVEAAQQGYYPPKGISGNHLAAEVLGSIF; encoded by the coding sequence TTGAGAATTAACTCCCGTGTCGTGAAGGCCGTCCCGGTCGTCGCGTCCGTCGCTCTAGTGCTCGCTGCTTGTGGCAGCAGCGGAAACTCGAACTCGGTGGCCCAGGCCCCGGCTGCTCCGGCCGCCGACGCCGCCGCCCCCGCTGCCGCGGCCCCGGCCGCTGCTGCTCCGGCCGCCGCCGCCCCGGCTGCCGCGGCCCCGGCTGCTGCTCCGGCTGCCGCCTCCACCACCACCGCTGCCGCCCCGGCCGCGGTCAAGGCCGCCCCGGCCGCGAAGTCGGCCACCAAGGCCACCAAGGCCGTCACCAAGGCGAACGCCGCTGCTCCCGCTGCGACCGCCGCCGACACCGCGAACAGTGGTGGCAACGACGTCAAGTCGACCGACTCCGCCGGCGACAAGGCCGCGAACCAGAAGGTCTACGACTCCAAGCAGGGCGCCACCGACATCGGTGTCACCAAGGACACCATCAAGCTCGGCACGATCAACATGCACGGCATGGCGCTGGGCAACGTCCTGGTGACCCCGCAGGTCCACGGTGACCTCGCGGCGATGCAGGCCATCAACGACCGCGGTGGCATCCTGGGCCGTCGCATGTCGATGACCGACTGCGACGACGGCCCCGGTGAGGTCGCGCGTGCCAAGGCCTGCATCAAGAAGCTGGTCGGCCAGGACCAGGTCTTCGGTCTGATCACCGGTGTGGACTGGGCGACCGCCTCGATCCATGACGACCTCAAGCAGTACCACCTGCCCTACTTCGGCGCCTGGGCCTACTCCCAGACCGAGTGGCAGGACCCGTTCATGTTCCCCACCCACATGTCGATGATCCACGAGGCCATGTCGGGTGCCCACTGGGCGGCCAACGTCATCAAGCCGAAGACCTACGGCCTGGTGTGCCTGACCAGCCCGGAGATGCAGCTGGCCTGCAACGCGGTGTCCCAGGTCATGGACGCCTCGGGTTCGAAGCTGGTGAAGCGCGCTGACGTCTCGATCTCGGAGACCTCGATGTCGGCCTACGTGCTGGCGATGCGAGCGGCCGCCCCGGAGCACATCATCCACTACGTGATCAACCCGGCCACGATGGCGAAGTTCATGGTCGAGGCCGCGCAGCAGGGTTACTACCCGCCCAAGGGCATCTCGGGTAACCACCTGGCTGCCGAGGTGCTGGGTTCGATCTTC
- a CDS encoding DUF445 domain-containing protein, protein MFGHLPSWAIYLSMPLVAAVIGYVTKLVAVEMMFRPLEFRGIRPFLGWQGVIPRFAPRMANVAVDLMLSRLLTTTELFERIDGRELAAQLQDPMRRTIDEMVRDLMSTHSPALWEPMPEVGKRAVIWSVQRQAPKMIERLVEDLKRDPESVIDLRAVAVDALTRDKALLVSLMRRMGKNEFAFIVRVGAPFGLVLGAVQAGVWALTHSTWVVPVFGGLVGFCTDWVALQLIFRPIRPRRILGPLAWQGMFHRRRSQVIADYAELLAAEILTPTNLIGAMLAGPQSDRLLALIAREVDSALSSQVGPAKPLLVLAVGGRRYQEMRAHIAASALERMRADLDSVGDYAMEQLNVRGTIVTKMSAMTDDEYEALLRPAFKQDEWKLITVGAVLGFLIGELQVHLLLT, encoded by the coding sequence GTGTTCGGCCACCTGCCGTCGTGGGCGATCTATCTGTCCATGCCGTTGGTGGCCGCGGTGATCGGGTACGTCACCAAGCTGGTGGCCGTCGAGATGATGTTCCGGCCCCTGGAGTTCCGCGGCATCCGGCCGTTCCTCGGCTGGCAGGGCGTGATCCCGCGGTTCGCCCCACGGATGGCCAACGTCGCCGTCGACCTCATGCTGTCCCGCCTGCTGACCACCACGGAATTGTTCGAGCGGATCGATGGTCGCGAACTGGCCGCGCAACTTCAGGACCCGATGCGGCGCACGATCGACGAGATGGTTCGCGACCTGATGTCGACCCATTCACCGGCGCTCTGGGAGCCGATGCCGGAGGTCGGCAAGCGGGCGGTGATCTGGTCGGTCCAGCGGCAGGCGCCGAAGATGATCGAGCGCTTGGTCGAGGACCTCAAGCGCGACCCGGAGTCGGTGATCGACCTGCGTGCGGTCGCGGTCGACGCGTTGACCCGCGACAAGGCTCTGCTCGTCTCGCTGATGCGACGGATGGGAAAGAACGAGTTCGCGTTCATCGTTCGGGTGGGGGCGCCGTTCGGACTTGTGCTCGGCGCGGTGCAGGCCGGGGTCTGGGCGCTGACGCACAGCACGTGGGTGGTTCCGGTTTTCGGTGGCCTGGTCGGGTTCTGCACGGACTGGGTGGCGCTGCAGTTGATCTTCCGGCCGATCCGCCCGCGTCGTATCCTCGGGCCGCTGGCCTGGCAGGGCATGTTCCACCGGCGGCGCAGCCAGGTGATCGCGGACTATGCCGAACTGCTGGCCGCCGAGATCCTCACCCCGACCAACCTGATCGGCGCGATGCTGGCCGGCCCGCAGTCCGACCGGCTGCTGGCCCTGATCGCTCGCGAGGTCGACAGCGCGCTCAGCTCGCAGGTGGGGCCGGCCAAGCCGCTGCTCGTGCTGGCCGTCGGCGGGCGGCGCTACCAGGAGATGCGGGCGCACATCGCGGCCTCGGCGCTCGAGCGGATGCGCGCCGATCTCGACTCGGTCGGCGACTACGCGATGGAGCAGCTCAACGTCCGCGGCACCATCGTGACCAAGATGAGCGCGATGACCGACGACGAGTACGAGGCACTGCTGCGCCCGGCCTTCAAGCAGGACGAGTGGAAGCTGATCACCGTCGGCGCAGTGCTGGGCTTCCTGATCGGTGAGCTCCAGGTGCACCTGCTCCTGACCTGA